The stretch of DNA ACATGTGGGTTactgccaaaaaaaattattttcaaccTTCGAATTGATTGTAGATGTCCACTTTATCCTCTTATATACGTTTCTTATAAACCAAAGTACAAATGCAGCATCCTTTTGTCAGTAAAACTTAAAGGCATTGCGAAAAAGGAGATGGGAAGAAGAAAGAGGTATGCAGCATCCTTCTATGTATATTCCGCGTTTGTTCAAATGATCATCTGTTTGTTGTGATACTTTTAAGTTTAAGTAATCATATCGTTCAACTTATTAGCAAGGTTAAAGAAAAATGTCATTAGATTATTGTTTAATTGAATCTATTATGATGAAGCTAAATGTGTTTATCGTCACTGAAGGTTGAATGTTTAAGAGTTTTTCATAAGCTTTATGTACCAACTAGAATTAAGATGCAGCTGTTATGATAAGCAATTTATATTGTAGGACTCCTATGGTGAGCTATACCGAAAGTCAAGAATATACGAATGATAGTCACTGCTATTGTGCTCACTGTTCTTCTGGAGGGACCGACGATGTTGATATCAATTTTCACGAAGTTTACACTTGGGATATGGAGGTCACTAATGCACTTGCTTCCAGGAAAAAGATGCAAGTCATGGTAGGTTTTATATGGTCCTAaatttataagctgtttttttattcaaaatttgcTCGCTTTCGACTAAACAATACATTTGATTAACATGTCTTTCAGCATTTCCCCCGTAATGTATCGAAGTTTGCATTCTCTTCAAATCAGACACGAATCGTTCTTGAACCAGAAGACAGTTGGGAGGAATACGCATGCACAATTGCTACTTCAAATCGATGCCCCTACGAGAAGTACTTGACTCGTGGTTGGTATGAATACAAGAAGGATATGAAGATTAGAGCTGGCGATGTTCTTAAGTTTTCAATGCCAAAGTATCCGGGTTTTATCATCGTTGATCTTATTCGTCGCCGTGATCGTGTTTGAGTAGGAAAATGTGTTACTAAGCTGTGCGATTTGCTGGGATATTTCTCGAAAGGATCTATATGCCGTGTTTTGTGATGCTTTGTATAATGATGTTAGGTTATGTTACAaaagttcttaattttcaaTCCTTTATAATGGGTGTTATGTATAATCAAGTGAATCTAATGTTAATTAAGTGTTGCCGTAACTTATTGCATTATGTGGTTTTATTGCGTTATGTGGTTTATATTTATGTGCCGGAAAGAGTATGAAATAATATGACCAGTTGCagaacaaataaattaaattcgaAGGTCCGTTGCGAAAAttacattatataataataaacaaatagataattttttttttatattcattaaaaataataaagaattaaaacatatcaaatgattttcaaaaaattttaaaaaaatttatggatgatctatatgataacCAGGTATACTGTCAGTTGTAATTTAAATTGAGTTTAACTtgaatttattataaaatgttttcacaacaaaatttaattaattttgttttctttcttgtaGTCAATTTCACCATTAAAATTACGGAGAAATTGATGCAGATTATGCTGAATTCTTTGACAAATACGGTGAAGATTACTATGATAGATTTCGAATTGAATTCAAACATGTTTATTCCAATGTTGGAAAAGTTTTTAAGGTTACAACTTAATTGaattcatatatatatgcatcgtcagtgtaaagtttttTGATAcgtgcgtccaataatatacttgcacatcatgtattgtgtttaaaaacacattatgtgtcacgttcattaaatgatgtgttGATTAGATGCACGTGTACAAAAATTTTACGCTGTCAGTGCagtaaaattaaaatcttaTCATTTTCGACAAATACGGACGaaacactaaaaattaaaactacattttcaataaaaaatcttttaagcTGATACGAATTGAATATTTCACATGTCACGTGTATTCGCTTTaataatcaacaaattttaaTCTCATATCAAcctaggggtgatcgcggtgcggtttggttcggttttgagcataaaagtcatcctaaccgcgagataaaaatgcatgcggttcggtttggttcggttgatttttaaaaagtcatccaaaccaaaccaaaccaaaccaatgcggtttggatcggttcggttggtgcagtttaaaacataacgattgtaccgaacaattttaagcataaaaaaaataaaaaattgaagttccaaaataacattgtagtaccaacaaaaattatttattcaaaataacattatagtaacttacaattttaaatatataaaaaaaattgaattttcaaaataacaccacggtaccgataaaatttgtttatttaaaataacattacaacaccaaaataaattttcagtacaaaaaataaaaacaacttgaagttcgattaaattggtcgactgacttggtaattgggcatgtatattggaatataaatatattttcttttacgatattggaatataaatatataatagtaacttaatgcggtttgcggttttgcggtttgcggttcagtaagaaagccatccaaatacatccaaaccaaatgcggtttttgcggttttcggtttggttcgatttgcggttttacttttggattggttcggatacgatcacccctattAATCAACCTGATTTTGGGCCCAATTAGTTTGTTACCAAATATATACTTCTAAATCATTGGTCAATTGATAACACATTAaataataaacaacaaaaaaaaatatttttacgaaaaattatttcaatcatatatacaaaacaaaattgtcttTTTCCGGATCAAGATTATCTACAGTAAAATAACACATAGTTTTAACACAGTTTTAATCTTGGCCATTGATTACTGATCGGACGATTCTGATAAATAGATTATAAAATCGTTCAAAATAATCCCAGCCATACATCTCAGATCGAACGGTCTAAAACTAAACCTGTGTGAAAACTGCAGGAAACTTGACTGCAGGAAACCTAATTCCTTGACATACCCTTTTCACTAAAAGGACATGAAGAATATCTAAAGTTGGATTAACATTATATAAATCGGCTATATAAATCATAAAGAATATCTAAAAGGACAATGAATCAACCTATTAATTAACACTAAAAGCACACGTTTTGTTCCTTCAAGTCCACCATTTACATCGGAAAAAACTCCTTCCTCAACCCACCGCTCGCCTTCCATAACAGCCCAAAACATTATATAAGCTTAAAACTCTAAACACCCACTTTAAACTTTGAATTCACACGCCAACTTTAAActctaaattaattaaaataacattgaAATAAAGCAACAAACAACTTGATTCATTACAGACCTTAAACTAAATTCAAcccaaatcataaaaatcaaactaaaaCATTCAGCCTAAACATGAATTACTTAAAGAAGAACAAACATTCTAACATAATCATCCTCCAAATCTTAAAGAACAAACATGAATAACCAAATTAACTTAAAACTAGCCTAAAATAGTGCATAATTAACAGCCTCCAACAACTTCTCTTTCCAATCTCCATTTTTTCCAGCAACAACAATCCTCCAACTTAATCATCTTTCCcaatttagattttaaaaacGCGCACAACATTATTACCAGAGTTAACAAGTGAAAAATTAAAGCATAATCCATCACCAGCACGAAACCCATTTTTGCGACAAAAACCAAACCAACCAGGTCCTAAGGCAGTCACCGGGAAAGGATTGTCGTGAATTGCAATTTGAAGATCAGTCTTTGTTCCATTGTCACAGCAAGCAGTTATCACATTCACATTACAATTTCGCACAAAAATTGCAAACAAATCCCATATGCTCTGttttgcaaattaaaaaatCCTCAATATATATCTTCAATAACTGtcaaaataaacatatttagaaaacataaacattaaataaattataaaacttaCCAAATATGGATTCCTGATGTTCTCACGCGTGAGTTCCACTTGAAATCTAGCACAATTACCACGAGTATATCGGCTATGATAGTTTGGGATTTGTTCTTCACATTCAAATCTTCTTGAAGCAGTGATACCAAACAGACCTTCACCATGATAGGCAAAATGGATTTCTTCATTCTTATGAAGATCGAACTCCTCTCTCATCTCTTCCCATCCATCTGTGAGAAGAGGATGGATTTCATCTTTGTTGTATGTAACAACATGATGCTCAAATCGATAATCCATTATCCTCCATTGTCCAGGAAGTTCATGTCCAAAATCACGAATGAACTTTGGATCCACCTCTCCAAATTTCTAATTCAATTATCAACAATCAAATAATTACTTAATTTCAACATCTATGAAACATAAAACATTGCAAGATAATAACATAGGTTTCGTTTTACCTGATTTGAGAAAAGCATGGTTACAAAGTTCCCAAGAGGTGTAACATCGATAAGATCACAATAGTAGGTCTCCATGAGTTGTTGGAAGAAAACAGGGGGAATGATAATTTTGTTCACTGATGAGATGAACCGATCTAAATGTAGTATATGtctttatttatcttttgttttacaTCAAAAGgatcaattaaaataataaaatattaaattacatTGGATAAAATCTTATCTTATCCAACTAGAAATAGTTACTATGACAAGGTCACAATAATTGATACTTCTTTCGTCGTAATTTTATCGACGAAGTTGGATTAACAGTTGTGCGttatataaaactttttttatttactaatcaacaacaataacaattatcGTATAACAAATTTAGTTCGTGTGTatcgatatatttttttttaaataattttaggttttacttTACCTTAACACTTCGAATAAATTGTAACATTTTtctatacctgaacactttgattttttttttacataacgCCACATTTTTGCTCAGAcagtttagttaaaaaaatttcaaaattaaacatattataCATAtctaaacaattttttacaaaaaatgtaggtaacaaaataatttttttttaaaaaatacatatcTACGAATTTTATTTCAAAGACTTCAGATAACAATATTGCCAGAGGATGTCAACATTGTCAAAGGATGGAAAAATTTCTGGTTTCGGAGAATGTCAAGATAGCTAGATGATGGAgaaatttctattttgataaCAATATTGCCCAGCAGATAGGTTACTTGCATTTGCATACATACCCGGCCAATACCGGTTCGACTCCTGCTTggtttactttttttaaaaaaaatttctgacattttctttaaacaaatcattttcattgtgttattgtttttttgttttttttttctttcaataaatcgaTTTCATGCTTTGTTGTGTAAAGTGGGTCTCAAACGGATTTGAAATATCACCAATTTttcctcatgttttctctccATTTGCGTAATCTAATGGTTGTCCGTCTCAAacctaataaaaattaatgcCTCAAGTCACTAAACcaacaacattattattattgtaaaagTAACTTTTCACATTTATATTAACAAAGATGTCTTTAatggacctattcagaccttttttttctttaagggacctattcgaacctttttttcctttaagggaccaatgtgaaaccaaaaatgtctttaagggactattttactaattaagcctattttttattaatcatacCATTTTTGGTGATACTTAACTTAATATACATAATTGTtacttgttttcttattttgagtaattcaattgttaatttttatcattatcgattttagttatatttata from Trifolium pratense cultivar HEN17-A07 linkage group LG5, ARS_RC_1.1, whole genome shotgun sequence encodes:
- the LOC123886746 gene encoding uncharacterized protein LOC123886746, coding for MVSYTESQEYTNDSHCYCAHCSSGGTDDVDINFHEVYTWDMEVTNALASRKKMQVMHFPRNVSKFAFSSNQTRIVLEPEDSWEEYACTIATSNRCPYEKYLTRGWYEYKKDMKIRAGDVLKFSMPKYPGFIIVDLIRRRDRV
- the LOC123887038 gene encoding uncharacterized protein LOC123887038, with the protein product METYYCDLIDVTPLGNFVTMLFSNQKFGEVDPKFIRDFGHELPGQWRIMDYRFEHHVVTYNKDEIHPLLTDGWEEMREEFDLHKNEEIHFAYHGEGLFGITASRRFECEEQIPNYHSRYTRGNCARFQVELTRENIRNPYLSIWDLFAIFVRNCNVNVITACCDNGTKTDLQIAIHDNPFPVTALGPGWFGFCRKNGFRAGDGLCFNFSLVNSGNNVVRVFKI